From Primulina tabacum isolate GXHZ01 chromosome 2, ASM2559414v2, whole genome shotgun sequence, one genomic window encodes:
- the LOC142536699 gene encoding uncharacterized protein LOC142536699, whose amino-acid sequence MTSPLHRHARPGSTGIANMRRPQNTKVAAQRLAQVMAHQPADDEDDEDDLYGFESAVPSVGIGLAGGKKTRNRSPTTGRTTLEQPPSVRSAFGSRPSATVASVQEQPLSARSASLLRPSKSRLVDPIIRHFPQPKEDYAEESNAPSAHSIAVRRSPSYISQEEQPPSARFESGGGRNLEVKTASMVPPSIPISHKSVVSGIPAEMQLNRFKDKRLSLDFGTFKYKEPSDHQSAALKDELDTLQEENDNLLEKLRITEKRCEESEARTMQLEQQIASLGGGVSLEARLLSRKEADLQKREAALKVSAQTYGGSDEEIAALRMEAETARNEATSALEQLNGAESEVKSLRIVAQRMILTQEEMEEVVLKRCWLARYWSLCLRHGIYSEIAGARYRYWSSVTSRPFETILGAGEKAKNESASINNDLQEREKVLHHLDDVLKKDNVESMLLVDKGLRELNALKVEEAVTLSMAQNRFPSIAKSNSTDEINLPIEGQNFSETFVLSEEESEDVLLKQAWITYFWRRAKNHGLEPDIAEERLQFWINQENVTPNSHDAVDVERGLMELRKLGIETKLWEESRRLIDSDSTQKTLLGIES is encoded by the exons ATGACGTCCCCATTGCATCGCCATGCGCGCCCGGGTTCGACCGGAATTGCAAATATGAGGAGACCACAGAACACCAAAGTGGCAGCTCAAAGGCTTGCTCAGGTTATGGCTCACCAACCTGCAGATGACGAAGATGATGAGGATGATTTGTATGGTTTTGAATCGGCTGTTCCATCAGTTGGCATTGGACTTGCGGGTGGAAAGAAAACTCGAAATCGTTCTCCAACA ACAGGTCGTACCACATTAGAACAGCCACCATCTGTTCGTTCGGCGTTTGGTTCCAGACCATCTGCAACTGTTGCTTCGGTGCAAGAGCAGCCTTTATCAGCTCGCTCAGCTTCTCTTCTCCGACCATCAAAATCTAGGCTGGTAGATCCTATAATAAGACATTTCCCTCAACCCAAAGAAGACTATGCTGAAGAATCAAATGCACCATCTGCTCATTCTATAGCTGTTAGAAGATCACCTTCTTATATTAGTCAGGAAGAACAGCCTCCATCAGCTCGTTTTGAGTCAGGTGgcggtcgaaatttagaggtcaaGACTGCTTCTATGGTACCACCAAGCATACCTATATCACATAAGTCAGTGGTGTCAGGAATTCCAGCAGAAATGCAACTGAATAGATTCAAGGATAAAAG GTTATCTCTGGACTTTGGAACTTTCAAATACAAAGAGCCTAGCGACCACCAGTCTGCTGCTTTGAAAGATGAG CTTGACACGCTGCAAGAAGAAAACGACAATTTATTGGAAAAG TTGCGTATTACGGAAAAAAGGTGTGAGGAGTCTGAAGCAAGAACGATGCAGCTCGAGCAACAG ATTGCATCTCTTGGAGGAGGCGTATCTTTAGAAGCCCGCCTTCTGAGCAG GAAGGAAGCTGATCTTCAGAAACGAGAG gcAGCTCTTAAAGTTTCAGCACAAACCTATGGTGGAAGTGATGAGGAGATTGCTGCCCTCCGAATGGAAGCTGAG acTGCTAGGAATGAAGCTACATCAGCTTTGGAGCAGCTCAATGGTGCTGAATCTGAAGTTAAATCACTTCGGATCGTGGCACAAAGAATGATATTAACTCAAGAAGAAATG GAAGAGGTTGTTCTCAAAAGATGTTGGCTTGCTCGGTACTGGAGTTTATGTCTTCGCCATG GTATCTATTCTGAGATTGCTGGGGCGAGATACAGATATTGGTCATCTGTTACATCTCGTCCATTCGAAACGATACTGGGTGCCGGCGAGAAGGCAAAAAATGAAAGCGCATCAA TTAACAATGATCTCCAAGAAAGGGAGAAAGTCCTACACCACCTGGACGATGTCTTGAAAAAAGACAACGTCGAAAGTATGCTTTTAGTTGATAAAGGTCTCAGGGAACTTAATGCACTTAAG GTAGAGGAGGCAGTAACCTTATCAATGGCTCAAAACCGTTTCCCCAGCATAGCAAAATCTAATTCAACTG ATGAAATTAATCTGCCAATTGAAGGTCAGAATTTTTCAGAAACATTTG TATTAAGTGAAGAGGAGTCCGAAGACGTTCTTCTGAAGCAG GCTTGGATAACATATTTTTGGAGAAGAGCGAAGAATCATGGATTGGAACCCGACATTGCCGAAGAAAGGCTGCAGTTCTGGATCAACCAAGAGAATGTGACACCTAATTCACATGATGCAGTGGATG TCGAGCGTGGTTTGATGGAGCTAAGGAAGCTGGGGATCGAGACCAAGTTGTGGGAAGAATCTCGTAGATTGATAGATTCAGACTCAACCCAAAAAACACTTCTGGGAATCGAATCTTAG